In Streptacidiphilus sp. P02-A3a, the DNA window ACCCGCGACACCGCCGCCGACGCCGCCATCGGCGGGGATGCCGGCGCCGGTGCCAACGCCGACGTGGAGATGGTGGTCCACCTCTCCGCGGACCGCAGCAACATCACGGTGATGAGCATCCCCCGTGACCTGATGACCAACCTCCCCGCCTGCACCGACCCCACCACCGGGGTGAGCAAGGACGCGCACTACGGCCAGATCAACAGCACCCTGGACGAAGGCCCCTCCTGCACGGCCAAGGCCATCCACCAGCTCACCAACATACCCATCGACGACTTCGCGATGGTCGACTTCAGCGGCGTCGAGGCCATGTCCAATGCCCTGGGCGGCGTCAAGGTCTGTGTCAGCAGCAACATGTACGACCTCAACTCCGGCCTGAAGCTCTCCCAGGGCACGCACACCCTGGAGGGCAAGTCCGCGCTGGAGTTCCTGCGCACCCGCGACTCCTTCGGTGACGGCAGTGACAACATCGGCCGCACCACGGCCACCCACATCTTCTTCACCGACATGATCGACAAGTTGAAGAGCGGCGGCACGCTCGGCGACCCGCTGGCCCTCTACAACATCGCGGACGCGGCCACCAAGGCGCTCACGGTCAGCCCGGACATCGACAACCCGGTCAAACTGGTCGAGATGGCGAAGGACATGAACAAGGTGCCCACCAACCGGATCACCTTCGCCACCATGCAGAACCAGCAGGACACCCAGCCCGGTTACACGACGAAGGTGGTCATCGCCCCCGGGGCGACCACCCTGTTCACCGCGATCGCCAACGACCAGTCGCTGACCACCGCGTCCGGCGGCAGCTCCAGCGCGAGCAAGGCGACCGCGTCGGCCTCGGCCACGCCCGCCCCGCCCGCCCCGTCGGCTCCGCCCGCGTCCAGCATCACCGTGTCCGTCTACAACGGCACCTCGGTCGACGGCTGGTCCGACGTCATCGCCCAGGAGTTGGTCACCGACGGGTTCAACCCCGCCACCACCGGATACAGCGACTCGGCCTCCCCGGCCACCACCGTGCTGACCTACGGGCCGGGGCAGGCCGCGCAGGCCCAGGTCACCGCGAAGGCCCTCGGCCTGCCCGGGTCCGCGCTCAAGCAGGGCACCAGCGCGGGGCTGAGTCTCGTCCTCGGCGCCGACTGGACCAGCGGTACGGCCTTCCCGCACTCCAAGCCGGTCGCCCCGCCGGTGAACACCGCCGCCGCCCTGGCCAACAGCCACATGCAGAACGGCAGCAGCAACCAGTGCGTCGCGGTCAGCACCTCCTACACGCAGCCGGGCGCCACCCCGGCGATGGAGTACGCCGAGCACCCGAACGTGCCCAACTCCGCCCCCTGACCGCCGATCGGTGACCGGGTGCGCCGGTGGCGTGTACGCAGACGAACTGTTCACTCGGCGACACGGCGAGGCGACCATGTTCGTCCCGCGGAACTCGCGGTGATCGAGCACCGGGGCTCACCCACGGAGATCGACCGCGCCTACGGCAGGCCGGCCGCCCACGTCGCCCGGCACGCGCTCGCCGTGGACGGTCCCCCGCGTGAGTACTACGTCGTGGGCCTGCGCGACAACCCGGAACCGGCGTCGTGGCGCACGGAGGTGTGCTGGCCCGTCTTCCACACCGGGTCAACGCGCTGAACCGAGCGGGTGTCAGCTCGCGGGCGGCGTGGAGCGGACCGCCATAGCAGTCCGAAGTCCGCTGTGCGGGGGCTTTCGCGGAGCCTCCGCTCGGCGGGCCCGGGGCCTGTCAGGGTGGCGATCTCGCCGTCACTCTCGGCGAGCGTCCTGTCACCGTGTGCGGAGGATCCCGTGAGGTACTGCCCGACCTGCCGACGCTACGTCAACGGCGCGCTCTCCTGTCCGGGTTGTGCCATCCCGGCCACCGAGCTGCCGCTGGCGGACCCGATCGAGCCGGTCGTGCCCACAACCGGGCTGTTCCCGGCCACGGCCGCGCCCCCGCCCCCGGCTCGCACCCGGACGGCCCCGCCGTCGCGGCCCGTCCGGCGGGTGAGCCTCGGGCGGTGGCTGGCCCCGGCGCTGCTGGTCGCCGCTCTGGGCGTCACCGGCGTGCACGGAGCCGCGGCGACCAGGGAGGCGGCGCTGCCTGGCGGGTCCGGAGCGAGCGCGCCCGCCGGGACCGGCTACCCCGGCCTCCGGGCCCCGGCGCCGACCGGTGCGGCCGGGCCGTCCGCGCCGTCGCCGCCGACCATGGCGATCGCCCCCGAAGCGCCGTTGGCCGAGGCGTCGCCGGTGGCCACGGCCGGTCCCGGGGCCCCGGCGCTGGGACCGGCCGCCCCCGGAACCGGTGACCCCACCGTCCGCGACGCACCGCCCTCCGCGCCGACAACACCACCGCCGCCCGCGCCGCCGACGACAGCACCAACGGCACCGACGGCAGCAACGGCAGCAACGGCACTGACGGCACCGACGGCAGCACCGACAACGACGGCCACGCGGACCCCGACGACGGCACCCGTGCTCGCTCCGACCCCGGTCTCGGCCGCGCCGCCGGAGGCGCCGTCGACCAACCCGGCGCCCGGTGCGCTGCCGTCACCACCGGCGACGAGCTGCCTGGTGCGACTGCTCTTCCTCTGCATCGGCTGACCCCCGCCGCAGCAGGACGCGTTGGCGGTGGTGCTCCTCGGTGAGGTCGTGCAGTCGGGCGTGCAGCAGATCGCGCAGGGTGATCACTCCGGCCAGCCGCCCGGACCCCGGGTCCACCACGGGGGCGCTGGTCAGCGCGGTCTCGGCGAACAGGTAGGCGACCTGACGCAGGGTGTGGTCGGGGTGCACGGTCAACCGGCAGGGCTCGGCGGCATCGGCCACCGTCCCGCCGCGCGCGGCCCGGTCGTCCAGTCGGCGGCGGGTGGTGACGCCCGAGACGGCGCCGTCGGCGGTGGTGACCGGGATCAGCCGCGGTGTCCCGTCGGCCAGGGCGGCGAGGCGGTCGGTCAGCCGCTGGTCGACCCTGGTGCGGCCGTCCAGCGCGGGCGGACACCGGTGCATCACCTCGTGGGCGAAGAAGGCCTCCAGCGGGTCGGTGGAGTACTCGCGGGTCAGGTGCAGGCCGCGACGGGCGATCTTCTCGGTCAGCACGGAGCGCTTGAGGATCAGCGCGGACAGTGCGTAGGCGGCGGTGGAGGAGATCAGCAGCGGCAGCAACGCGCCCCAGGCGTGCGTGAGTTCCAGGGTGAAGACGACGCCGGTCAGCGGTGAGCGCATCACCCCGCCGACCACGGCGGCCAGCCCGCACATGGCCCAGAAACCCGGGATGACCTGTGGGAAGAGCATGCCCTCCCAGGCCCCGAGGGCGCCGCCGATCATGAAGACCGGGGCCAGCACGCCGCCGGAGGTGCCCGAGCCGAGCGACAGTGACCAGATCAGGGTCTTCACCACCAGGATGCCGATGATCAGCGACAGCGTCGCGCGGCCGGTCAGCAGCTGGTCGATGACGTCGTAGCCGACGCCCAGCGCGCGCGGCTCGATCAGGCCGCCGGTGCCGATGACCACTCCGCCGATCGCGGGCCACCACATCCAGTGGAACGGGAGCTTCGCGAAGGTGTCCTCGGCGCGGTAGACCAGCCAGGTCGCGCCGACCGCCAGCGCGCCGCCGGTCAGCCCGCAGATCACGGCCAGCGCGTCGTCCGGCGCGGTCAGGTGCAGGCCGGAGGCGTCGACCGGGAAGACCGGGGCGGTGCCCAGCAGGAATCCCCGGCACACCGTCGCGACCGCGACGGACGCGGCCACCGGGACGAAGCTGCGCGGACGCCACTCGAACAGCAGCAGTTCCACCGCGAGCAGGACCGCGGCCAGCGGCGAGTCGAAGGTCGCGGCCATGCCCGCGGCGGCGCCCGAGACCAGCAGCGTCTTGCGCTCGTCGGCGGACAGCCGCAGTGCCTGCGCCAGCATCGAGCCGATGGCGCCGCCGGTCATGATGATCGGGCCCTCGGCACCGAAGGGACCGCCGGTGCCGATGCTGATGGCCGCGGAGACCGGCTTGAGCAGGGCGACCTTGGGGGCCACCCGACTGCCGCCGGTCAGGATCGCCTCGATGGCCTCGGGCATGCCGTGGCCGCGTATCTTCTCCGACCCGTACCGGGCCATCAGCCCGACCACCAGGCCGCCGAGCGCCGGTGCGCACAGCACCAGCCACCAGGGGTGGTGGACCAGGCCGGGGGCGACCAGCTCGGTCCGCCAGCGCTGGTAGAAGACCAGGTTGGTGACCAGCCCGATCAGCCGCAGCAGGGCCAGCGCGGCCACCGCCCCGGCCGCGCCCACCGGCAGCGCCCAGGCGGTGATCTGCAGCATCCGCGGGGAGACGGTGAAGTCGCCCAGGTGCGCGGTGCCGCGTGCCGTCTTCGCGCTCACCTCGGCGCCGGACCGTATCTCCTCGTGGGTGGGTCCGCCGGGTTCGGCGATCCGGCCTGATGTCTTCATGGGGGCAAGTATTGCATGAGGCAACAGTTGCCTGAAGGTAGCGTTGACGGCGCAAACCAGCACACCGGGCGCGACCGGCACTCGGACCGGTCCGCCCCGCGCGCCGCCCGGACGCCCCGTCGGAACAGTTCGTCAACGGACCAGTAATTCGCGGCGGCCTTTCGGCCGACTGACGGAAGGTCAGCCGGGATCCCGCCGCCCCACGTCTGCGAACGCTCAGCGCGACCACTGACATGCGTTCCGTCACCACGCCCGACCAGCACTCGGGCACCCACCCCTGGCATCCGGCCGGATGGTCCGGTAAAGGCCTTACTTGACAGTAGTTCTGACTGTTCGTTGCCCGATCGGGCAACACCTCGGCCCTCTCCAAAGCAAGGGTTGACATCGGAAGTTGGTCTAGTCCACCTTGGTCTAGTCCAACCAGTGGGGCGGAGGTAGGAATGCCAGTCGCGGCTTCTCGGAGAACTGCCTCCACCGGGCCGACAACTGGCGCGCAATGGTGCGCTGCCGCCACATCCGCATGCCCCGCACCGGATTACCGATCGCGATGTCCGGTCGCGGACCAGTGGACGCAGGGCCCCCGCTGAGGGGTGCCCGCGACCCACCGCCCGGCATCGGAACCGGCCAGTCCCCAGCGCTTCCCCCACCCCCGTTGGCACTTCTTCGCGTCCTGAACGGCGACGAGGCCGCCCGCTGCCCCGTCGCCGCCCGAACCGAGCCGGACCACCCGCCGGCCGGCGTCGGTTGCCCATGCCCCACCTGCGACAGCCGCTGGTGAGCGGTCGATCCGCCCAGCGCCAGCAAGATTCGATCCTGGAGTGATTGCGTGCCGACGCCCGACCGATATCTGCACCGAGCCCCCTCCGACCGTCCGTACTTCAGCGCCGACGGCGAGACGTACCTGGCGCAGACCCCGTTGCGCGAGCTGAAGAAGTCCAAGGACCTCCGGGTGCTCACCGAGGAGGACTTCGACTTCTGGCAGACCTACGGCTACATCGTCGTCAGGGAGGCGATTCCGGCCGACGCGGCGAAGCGCCTGCTCGATTTCTCCTGGGAATTCCAGGGGCTCGATCCGGACCGCCCCGACACCTGGTACGAGGAGCGGGAGTACCGGTCCGACCTGGACCGGGAACTGCACATCTACGGATTCGTCGAGGCTTACCACCACCAGCTCATCTGGGACAGCCGGCAGACCCAGCGGGTCTACGACGCTTTCGTCGACGTCTGGGACTGCGAAGAGCTCTGGGTGACCCTGGACCGGCTCAACCTGAATCCGCCCAATATCAAGAACCGCGACCGCGCCCTTATCGCACCCACCGACAAGGGTTTCGACATCGAACTCCACTGGGATGTGGACACCACGCTCGGCGTGCTGCCGCAGCGGGTCCAGGGAATCATCGCGCTCAACGACACCCAGCCGGACCACGGCGGGTTCCAGTGCAACCCCGAACTGTTCCGCCGGTTCGACCCGTGGCGGATCACCCAGCCGGACGACCGGGACCCGATCCGGCCGGACGTGGACCGCACGGAGTTCCCCGTGGTCCGACCGGAGCTCAAGGCAGGCGACCTGCTGATCTGGAACGGCCTGCTCGCCCACGGCGTCGCCCGCAACACCTCGGCCGAGGGCGTCCGGTCGGTCCAGTACCTCTCGATGATGCCCGCGCTGGAGACCAACCAGGCCATGCGGCAGTCCCGGATCGACTCCTGGCGCGAGCTCAGCACCCCGGACTGGAACGCGACGCTGGTCGGCGACGCGAAGCAGCACGAATCCCTCAGGTATCCCACCGCCACGCTGAGCGACCTGGGCGCGAAGCTGCTGGGGCTCGATTCCTGGAGCGGCAAGAACTCGGACGAACCGGAGAGCGGACATGCGCAAGATCTGCCTGACCCTACCCACTAACCGGGCCTGCTCCGCCACGCTGTCGGCGATCGGCGAGGAAGCGGACTACGCCGCCAAGGCCTTCGACGTCGAGGCGCACCTGCTGATCCTGGACTCCTCCCCGGAGGACGTCTTCGCGGTGCACGCCCGGGTCATCGAGGGGTCGAACCGGGCGCCGAACGTGGTCGTGCACCACCTGGACGAGGCCCGGCAACGCGCCTTCCTGCAACGGGTGATCGACCACGCCGACGTCGACAACCCGGATCTGGTGCTGGACCTGATGCTCCCGGCCGCCCTCTCCTACGGCGCCTGCACCAACCGCGCGTTCCTGATCGGCAGCGCGCTCGGCTGCGAGTCCGTGCACCGCCGGGACTCCGACAGCAGCTACCAACTCCTGCACGGCGAACCGGTCTTCCCGATCCACCACGAGCTCACCTCGCTCGGCCGGACCGGCGCCGAGGCGGCCGACGGCGTCACCGTGACCGAGCTCGACCCGGCCCACGCGCACAAGCCGGTGGTGCTGGTGGGCAGTTCCTTCGTGGGTGAACTGTCGGTGGACATCGGCGAGATCCAGCAGCTCGACCCCGAGGTCTACTACGACGTGGTCAGCCTCTGGGCCCCGGTCGAATGGCCGGAGGAGAAGAAGCGGGAGCTGGTCGCCGAGTCCTTCCGCGGCGACGGCACCGACCCCTTCACCGGCGACCACTCGACGCTCACCATCGTCGACCCGATGCGGGTGGACATGTGCAACATCAGCTTCCACCAGGTGCACGAGCTGGTGCCGCTGCCGCCCGCGACCAACACCATCGGCAGCGACTACTTCCTGATGCACCTGGTCCACGACGCCGCGCTGCCCGGCGTCCTGCACAACCGCAACATCGTCAACTTCTACACCGAGGAACGCCGCACCGACTCCGGCTTCGTGGCCTACCAGATGCGGCTGACGAAGTTCTTCCTGTCGATGCTCTACTTCAACCACGTCTACGACCGGATGGCCGCGGCCGGCCAGTCGCTGCTGGACGGCCAGGACCGGGTGCGGCCCGCCACGATCATCGAGTTCGCCCGCGAGAGCGCCCAGCTGGACCGGGCGGAGAACCTCCAGCGGCTGCGCGTGCTCGACCGCGCCTACCGCGAACTCGGCGGCCGGTACGCCCAGTTCGCCGACATCCTGGCGCTGCGCGGAAAGCGGCTACTGGACGAGGCGCAGCGCGACATCGAGGACTTCGCGCTGCTGATCGAGGCCTGGGGGCCGCTGGTGCGCGCCAGCAAGGTCATCGGCGTCCACCCGTCAGACCGGCACCAGTAACCGGATCCGGAGCACAAGCATGGACGAGAGCAAGCCTATGCGCGCCGCCCTGGCAGCCGCTGCCGAGGACCAGATCGTCTTCGACCTCGCCGGAATCGCAGCCCAGTACCGAA includes these proteins:
- a CDS encoding LCP family protein, with the protein product MSGKRAAGSGSALAAPVDSDSTPSSRAQMRKAQKRGHKKVLKIVGLSTAGVLVVGGAGAGYIYYHLAGNIKSDPLYTGNNKAAAVGVEKPDAFGRTPYNLLLIGSDTRDTAADAAIGGDAGAGANADVEMVVHLSADRSNITVMSIPRDLMTNLPACTDPTTGVSKDAHYGQINSTLDEGPSCTAKAIHQLTNIPIDDFAMVDFSGVEAMSNALGGVKVCVSSNMYDLNSGLKLSQGTHTLEGKSALEFLRTRDSFGDGSDNIGRTTATHIFFTDMIDKLKSGGTLGDPLALYNIADAATKALTVSPDIDNPVKLVEMAKDMNKVPTNRITFATMQNQQDTQPGYTTKVVIAPGATTLFTAIANDQSLTTASGGSSSASKATASASATPAPPAPSAPPASSITVSVYNGTSVDGWSDVIAQELVTDGFNPATTGYSDSASPATTVLTYGPGQAAQAQVTAKALGLPGSALKQGTSAGLSLVLGADWTSGTAFPHSKPVAPPVNTAAALANSHMQNGSSNQCVAVSTSYTQPGATPAMEYAEHPNVPNSAP
- a CDS encoding chloride channel protein, coding for MKTSGRIAEPGGPTHEEIRSGAEVSAKTARGTAHLGDFTVSPRMLQITAWALPVGAAGAVAALALLRLIGLVTNLVFYQRWRTELVAPGLVHHPWWLVLCAPALGGLVVGLMARYGSEKIRGHGMPEAIEAILTGGSRVAPKVALLKPVSAAISIGTGGPFGAEGPIIMTGGAIGSMLAQALRLSADERKTLLVSGAAAGMAATFDSPLAAVLLAVELLLFEWRPRSFVPVAASVAVATVCRGFLLGTAPVFPVDASGLHLTAPDDALAVICGLTGGALAVGATWLVYRAEDTFAKLPFHWMWWPAIGGVVIGTGGLIEPRALGVGYDVIDQLLTGRATLSLIIGILVVKTLIWSLSLGSGTSGGVLAPVFMIGGALGAWEGMLFPQVIPGFWAMCGLAAVVGGVMRSPLTGVVFTLELTHAWGALLPLLISSTAAYALSALILKRSVLTEKIARRGLHLTREYSTDPLEAFFAHEVMHRCPPALDGRTRVDQRLTDRLAALADGTPRLIPVTTADGAVSGVTTRRRLDDRAARGGTVADAAEPCRLTVHPDHTLRQVAYLFAETALTSAPVVDPGSGRLAGVITLRDLLHARLHDLTEEHHRQRVLLRRGSADAEEEQSHQAARRRW
- a CDS encoding YbiU family protein encodes the protein MPTPDRYLHRAPSDRPYFSADGETYLAQTPLRELKKSKDLRVLTEEDFDFWQTYGYIVVREAIPADAAKRLLDFSWEFQGLDPDRPDTWYEEREYRSDLDRELHIYGFVEAYHHQLIWDSRQTQRVYDAFVDVWDCEELWVTLDRLNLNPPNIKNRDRALIAPTDKGFDIELHWDVDTTLGVLPQRVQGIIALNDTQPDHGGFQCNPELFRRFDPWRITQPDDRDPIRPDVDRTEFPVVRPELKAGDLLIWNGLLAHGVARNTSAEGVRSVQYLSMMPALETNQAMRQSRIDSWRELSTPDWNATLVGDAKQHESLRYPTATLSDLGAKLLGLDSWSGKNSDEPESGHAQDLPDPTH
- a CDS encoding DUF6271 family protein, whose protein sequence is MRKICLTLPTNRACSATLSAIGEEADYAAKAFDVEAHLLILDSSPEDVFAVHARVIEGSNRAPNVVVHHLDEARQRAFLQRVIDHADVDNPDLVLDLMLPAALSYGACTNRAFLIGSALGCESVHRRDSDSSYQLLHGEPVFPIHHELTSLGRTGAEAADGVTVTELDPAHAHKPVVLVGSSFVGELSVDIGEIQQLDPEVYYDVVSLWAPVEWPEEKKRELVAESFRGDGTDPFTGDHSTLTIVDPMRVDMCNISFHQVHELVPLPPATNTIGSDYFLMHLVHDAALPGVLHNRNIVNFYTEERRTDSGFVAYQMRLTKFFLSMLYFNHVYDRMAAAGQSLLDGQDRVRPATIIEFARESAQLDRAENLQRLRVLDRAYRELGGRYAQFADILALRGKRLLDEAQRDIEDFALLIEAWGPLVRASKVIGVHPSDRHQ